One Triticum dicoccoides isolate Atlit2015 ecotype Zavitan chromosome 3B, WEW_v2.0, whole genome shotgun sequence genomic window, AAGAAGTTGTGAGTGGTTCGAATGGTTACCGACATGAACCCTCAGGCGCAAGCCAGCTGTTTTGAAAGGATAGGGTAGGATGGTGCTGGAAACCGATTCTTGTGGCGTCAGTAGGCTCAGAGGGAATGGAAAACAggatttgtgattctcgtagctcgTTTAAATGACATCCTCATTTTACATTATGATGTTCAAGCCAACCAATATATCTTTGATATACACTTGAAAAACCAGAGACTTAGCAATTCACAATGATATACTTAACCTTGACTTATGCGGCATGATGCATTTCCCTCTAAAAAGATGGTGATGAAGTTGGGTTACAGTTGAACCAATCATCATATAGTTAACTATTTCATGAATTGCAACAAGACAGGAAATCTAATTTCACAAAGCAAGGTTGGGTTATCAACTATATTCACACGTACTGACGCCCCGAATCTACATTTGATTCTAAAACAACAGACACACACTGATTAAGATAAAGATTGCAATTAGGCATGCATGACACGGAACCCTAGCTCTAACCCCCGATCTAAAGGTAGCAGCCCTCACCTGGATCACTTGGTGTAGCCGCCGCCGACTTCGCTGTACTCGACAGCAGAATTGACGTAGGGGACGGGGAAGTCCTTGGCGGGGTCGAACTGCTTGGCGGCCATGTAGCGCTCGAGATCGGGCTTGCGGAGGAGGGTGCGGCGGACGGGCGGGCGGTTGCGGCGGCAGTCGCGCGGGTAGTACTTGATGTCGAACACGGTCTCCGGGTCGGAGGTGGGGATGACGGCCCTGAGGGAGTCCTCGCGAAGGGTGGCCGGGCAGGTTTGACGGTACTCGAGCGCACCCGGGACCGCGCTGCGGTACTCGGGCGAGGAGCACGGGCCGGTGATCTCCCACGGCTTCTTGAAGAACTTGCGGAATGTCTGGATCAGTGACTTGCCGGCGCCGGCAGCGGAGGAGGCCATCGGGGGCGGTGCGGTGGCTACGGCCCGACGGGAAGGGGGAGGTGGGGAACGGGGGAGATCGGCAGATGCGGGAAACGGGCTGTTCAGCGACGGTGAAGACCGAAGAAACCTGGATTTAGCTATGGCTGCACTGCACAACGTGGCCTGATCTGGACCGTCTGACCGGGAAGAAGGCCGAAGAAAAGAGCACAGTGGTGGAAAGGAAGGAGAAATTATCGATGCAAACCAAAGTTTTTTTTTAGAATAATGCAAACCAAAGTTATGGTGAATGGATCAATAGAACTATGTTTACTTGTTGTTTTTTGCGGGGAaccaaatttagttttgaaaaaaaaaactcaaaaaattCAGTATGTTGAAGAAATGGTTTTTTATTGACATGtaaattttcttttttctttttgcaggAAGACGTGTAAAATTTCAAGTTCAAACATAAGTTCAAGCTCTAGTTGATAAGTATTTGGGGCTGCCAATGGCCATTGGTTGCTCGTCCGATATTTAATTTGAACACATTGCCACTAGTATCCGTAAACTAGTAAATGGGTACGTTCCCAAACTTCTGAGCACCGCAACAAGGGAAGTTCTGATCAAAGCGGTTTGTCAGGCAATTCCCACAGATTCCATGAGTTGTTTCAGGTTGTTCAAAAAACTATGTAAGAAGTTGACTGATATAGTGGCTCGATTCTTCTGGGGTGGAGATGAAAACTGAAGGAAGCTACATTAGAAAAAATGGAGAGATATAGCTATACCAAAAGGAGAAGGAGGCATGGGCTTTTAGGGATTTTGAAATGTTCAATCAGGCTATGCTTGCAAAACAGGGCTGGAGGTTGATTACCACACGGGAATCGTCGTGTGCTAGAATTCCTAAGGGCAAGTATTCATGATCATGACTTTATGTTAGCCACGAACAAGAGAGGGTCATCACATATTTGGAGGGCAATTCTCCATGGTAGAGAGGCACTAAAACTGGGATTGGTGAAGAGGGTTGGAGATGGCTCTTCTACTCGGCCTTGGGAAGATCCATGGATTCCATCCGATTATGGTTTCAAACCTGTTGTGAAGCTCCCTGGTGCAGCCATGAACAGAGTACAAGAACTGGTAGATGAAGACAGTGGGGCATGAAATATCAATATGATAAAAATGCATTTTGTTGAACCTGATGTGAGTGCAATCTATAGGATCCCCCTCGGTCGTTTCACTGAGGACTCATGGGCGTGGCACTTTGAAAAGCATGGGAATTTCACACTAAGGTCAGTATACATAGAGCTAGTAGCTAAATGCCATCAAAGACTCCAGCCGAGTTCCAGCAGTAGTCAAGCAAAAAAATGGTAGAAAATGTGGAAACTTGAAGTTCCTCCAGAGGCTAGGAATTTCTGGTGGTGTATTTGTCATGATTTCATTCCCTGTCGTGCAGTGCTGAAGCCAAGACATATGGAGGAAATTGACTTCTGTGAAAGTCATGGGCAGCCGGAAACTTCGATGCATGCAATTTTTTACTGCACTTGGGCTCGAAGTTTTTGGGACGAGATGAAAATTCTAACGGGCGTTAAAATTCCCAAACTTCACTCGCAGTCATGGACACTTGATCTAGTTGATGGAACCAACTTTTCTTACGCGGGATGCTTGCATTATTTGTTGTGGTGTGTGGGCAATATGGACTGAGCGAAATGCAAGAAGACATGGGGAGGCTGGATGTACCATAGCGCAATCTGTCAAATGGGTTAGTGATACAATGATGGATTTGGCTATGGCAGGAAAAGAAACCATAGTTAAGCCGCCGAAGGTGAAAGCTAAATGGTCACCACCTGAAAATGGAGTGATCAAGGTGAATGTTGATGCCTCCTTTGATGAGAATACCAATCAAGGATCTTCCGGGGCTAGTGATCTGTGATAGTTGTGGCAATCTCCTACGTGCACAAGCCCTCTGGTATGAGTTTGCAGCAAGCTCGACGGCAATGGAAGCGGAGGTGGTTTGGGATGGGGTGCGAATGGCCCTGGAGAGAGGCTTTCGTAGAGTTGTCGTCGAGAGCGACGCTCAAGCAATCATAAAGCTGCAGGAGACAGAAGATTTGGATAGTGCTGAGATTGCTGGTGTTCTCCATGAGATCAGTGAGCTGAGTGCACACTTTGAGAGTTTTAGGCTAATGTTCGTACAAAGAGGCGCTAATGAGGCGGCTCACTTATGTGCGAAGCAGGCGACAAATGTTAGGAGGAGATGCTTATGGCTTAATTGCATACCAGTATTCCTAACGAACATGTTGTATCGTGATTGTATGCCTGATTAGTTAGCAATAAAACTCTTTTACTTGCAAAAAAACATAAATTCATTTACGACATATGAAAAAACAAATTCAAGAATAATTAGTGTTAATAGAAGATCACCCTTTTTAAATGTTGGTAATTTTGGAAAAGTTTCAAACATGTTTTTCATGATTTTTTCATTGTAATTGCATTACATCGAATATTCTTTTGAAGAAAAACGCTAGACATGAAAATCATGCACGAGTTTCATTTTTTAAAGAAAATAAATGAATTCTCCGAGCAACCATAAAAAAGTTAagtcaacaacaagcacacaaaagCATATGCATGCTCTGCCGCATGGTTTCTATTTAgcattttatttttaaaattattcACCCATGGACTCTTTTGTCTCATTGTTTCCTGGTTTTAGTGAAGTGGACGCGGTGCGAGATCCATCAAAGGTTATGCAAAATGTATCTCGAAGCTCATACCCTTGGGAGGCTAATCTCTGCTAGGAAGGTGGAGGCCAACGAATGGCCTCACGACAAGGAATGCCTCACCTGGTTCTTTGAGTGCTCATGCCATCGAAAGCTCGAACACCCTTCACTAGTGATAGTTCTTGGGGCAAACCACAAACCCTCATAAATGTTTCCACGAAACAAATCCATTACTTGGAAGCCCCCGGGCATCACCAATCTGCCTTGATTTCCCATGAATCCAAgtataacaaatcacacaaagcactTGGCCGATGCAATTTGGTGCAAACACATATTCATATTTTCTCTTTGCTTTCCTCTATAGATTTTTGAGTTTATCTGATTAGAGGGTGGGATGGAGAGTGAAAGCTTGGAAGTCCTCAACAATGATGGGGCTTGAGATCTGGTCGACAACCAACTTTTGGTGAAGAATGGGGATATTTCTATGGCCCCACAAAAATCTACCCGTTATACAAAGTTTCTATGGTACCTGGAAAGTACGAAACTTCTAGGGGCCGGAGCCTCCAAGTTATATCCGAGAACTACTTCGGGTCCAAAGCCTCAAAATCAAATAGGCTCCGCCTTCGATGGAGCGAACAGTCGTCAACACCCTTGGTAGGGTGGTGAACATGGTTGGAAGTACCAGAGAGAAGCCCACAcacacagtttacccaggttcgggccaacgATGATGAGTAATACCCTACATCTTGCTTCGTGTTGTTATTCGTGGTGGATATATCTCGTGTGAGGCATTACTATGGGGTGTATGAATTACTACCAGGAGTCTAGTATGTGGGAGTAGATAGATCTGAGAGCATCGTAGCCCTTCACTAATATACACGGTGAGGGCTAGGGTTTTACAAGGATAGATCTCATCTTGAATGCCACCATGATGACTTGGAAGCCAAGATGGTCCTCAGGGTGCAAGCCTACCCCTTGGGGCTCCCTTCTGTCCCTAGCTTTTAGATGGGCCTCCAGGACCCCTGGACATGCCCTCTGTCAGGCTCCCTTGAGAAAGGCCACCCGTGCCATGTGGCACCGTCAGTAGCTCCCGAGTTTGTCTGAAGTTTGAGTCCCTTTTGATTTTGAGAACCCGGGAGGGCTCCTGGTCTTGATTGTCAAATAATGGGAGCTTGGCTTAGTGGGCCCGTAGGGGCCCCGTCCGTCCAGGAGCCTCTTTACGAAATATTGCCGCCTCCTGGAGCTCTCCTACCCCGGGATCACAGGGAGTGTTCGGTTCCTCTCAGCTCCTCTAACTCCGCTCCCGGAGCGGACCAGACTGCAGCTCACTTTGACGGAGCTGCCAAAACCAAGCTCCACAACTCCAGGGGGTGAAGAGATTCCAAACAGGGCCATAATCTTCTCCTCACGAGCTCGTggtgagtgttggaaatatgccctagaggcaataataaaagtattattatatttcaatgttcatgataaatgtcttttattcatgctataactgtattatccggaaatcgtaatacacgtgtgaatacttagaccacaatatgtccctggtgagcctctagttgactagctcgttgtgatcaacagatagtcatggtttcctgactatggacattggatgtcgttgataacgggatcacatcattaggagaatgatgtgatggacaagacccaatcctaagcatagcataaaagatcgtgtagttcgttttgctagagctttgccaatgtcaagtatctcttccttcaaccatgagatcgtgtaactcccggataccgtaagagtgccttgggtgtatcaaacgtcacaacgtaactgggtgactataaaggtgcattacaggtatctccgaaagtatctgttgggttgacacggatcgagactgggatttgtcacaccgtatggcggagaggtatctctgggcccactcgataatgcatcatcataatgagctcaatgtgaccaaggtgttggacacgggatcatgcattacggtacgagtaaagtgacttgccggtaacgagactgaacaaggtattgggataccgacgatcgagtctcgggcaagtaacgtaccgattgacaaagggaattgcatacagggtttgatcgaatcctcgacatcgtggttcatccgatgacaacatcgaggagcatgtgggagccatcatgggtatccagatcccgctgttggttattgacctgagaacgtctaggtcatgtctgcatgtctcccgaacccgtagggtctacacacttaaggttcggtgacgctagggttattaggaagactagtatgtgactaccgaatgttgttaggagtcccggatgggatcctggacgtcacgaggagctccggaagggtccggaggtaaagatttatatatgggaagttgtcaaacggacaccgggaagtttcggggtcataccggtattgtaccggggccaccggaagagttccgggggtccaccgggaggggccaccccttccggggggccacatgggctgtgtggggcagggagccagcccctggtgggctggccgcaccccctcccttgggcccatgcgcctagggttgaggggggaaccctagagggggcgccccccttggcttggggggcaagccaccctctccccctctccccttggccgccgcaccccccctagatgagttctagggggccggcccccttctcccttccccctataaatagaggggtgaggggagggcagccggaccaccctccaaggcgcagccctcccctccccaacacctctcctcctctgttgtgtgcttggcgaagccctgtcggagaactgcctctccaccatcaccacgccgtcgtgctgccggtggagctgtcttcctcaacctctccttcccccttgctggatcaagaaggaggagacgtctcccgtcccgtacgtgtgttgaacgcggaggtgctgtccgttcagcacttggtcatcggtgattcgaatcacgtcgagtacgactccatcatcaccttgcaagcttccgcacgcgatctacaagtggtatgtagatgctaactctctcccttgactcgttgcttagatgaactcatagatggatcttggtgaaaccgtaggaaaaattttaattttctgcaacgttccccaacagtggcatcatgagctaggtctatgcgtagttctctttgcacgagtagaacacaattttgttgtgggcgtggattttgtcatcttacttgcctctactagtcttttttttgctcaacggtattgtgggatgaagcggcccggaccaaccttacacgtacgcttacgtgagaccggttccaccgactgacatgcactagttgcataaggtggctggcgggtgtctgtctctcccactttagttggagcggaatcgatgaacagggcccttatgaagggtaaatagaagttaacaaaatcacgttgtggtgattcgtaggtaagaaaacgttcttgctagaacccaattgcagccacgtaaaagatgcaacaacaattagaggacgtctaacttgtttttgcagcaattgatcatgtgatatgatatggccagaagttgtgatgaatgatgaattgtgatgtatgagatcatgttctttgtaataggattcacgacttgcatgtcgatgagtatgacaaccggcaggagccataggagttgtctttattttttgtatgacctgcgtgtcattgaataacgccatgtaaactactttactttattgctaaacgttagtcatagaagtagaagtagtcgttggcgtgacaacttcatgaagacacgatgatggagatcatgatgatggagatcatggtgtcaagccggtgacaagatgatcatggagccccgaagatgaagatcaatggagctatatgatattggccatatcatgtcacaactatataattgcatgtgatgtttattatgtttatgcatcttgtttacttaggacgacggtagtaaataagatgatcccttataaaatttcaagaagtgttctcccctaactgtgcaccattgctacagttcgtcgcttctaagcaccacgtgatgatcgggtgtgatggattcttacgttcacatacaacaggtgtaagacagttttacacagcgaaaacacttagggttaacttgacgagcctagcatgtgcagacatggcctcggaacacggagactgaaaggtcgaacacgagtcgtatggaagatacgatcaacatgagaatgttcaccgacgatgactagtccgtctcacgtgatgatcggacacggcctagtcgactcggatcgtgtaaacacttagatgactaaagggatgtctaatctgagtgggagttcataatttgattagaactttattatcatgaacttagtctaaaacctttgcaaatatgtcttgtagatcaatggccaacgctattgtcaacatgaacttcaacgcattcctagagaaaaccaagctgaaagatgatggcagcaactatacggactgggtccggaacctgaggatcatcctcatagctgccaggaaacaatatgtcctagaaggaccgctaggtgacgctcccgtcccagagaaccaagacattatgaatgcttggcagtctcgtgctgatgattactccctcgttcagtgcggcatgctttacagcttagaaccggggctccaaaagcgttttgagcaccacggagcatatgagatgttcgaagagctgaaactagtttttcaagctcatgcccgggtcaagagatatgatgtctccgacaagttctacagttgtaagatggaggaaaacagttctgccagtgagcacatcctgaagatgtctgggttgcacaaccgtatgacccagctgaacattaacctcccagatgaagcggtcattgacagaatcctccagtcgctcccaccaagctacaagagctttgtaatgaactacaacatgcaggggatggaaaagaccattcctgaagtgttcttgatgctgaagtcagcagaggctgaaatcaagaaagaacatcaagtgttgatggtcaataagaccactaagttcaagaagggcaagggtaagaagaacttcaagaaggacggcaaagatgttgccgcgcctggtaagccagttaccgggaagaagtcaaagaatggacccaagcctgagactgagtgcttttattgcaaggggaagggtcactggaagcggaactgccccaaatacttagcggataagaaggccggcaacaccaaaggtatatttgatatacatgtgattgatgtgtaccttaccagtactcgtagtaactcctgggtatttgataccggtgccgttgctcatatttgtaattcacagcaggagctgcggaataaacggagactggcgaaggacgaggtgacgatgcgcgtcgggaatggttccagagtcgatgtgatcgccgtcggcacgctgcctctacatttacctacgggattagttttgaaccttaataattgttatttagtgccaagtttgagcatgaacattgtatctggatctcatttaatacgagatggctactcatttaagtctgagaataatggttgttcgatttatatgagagatatgttttatggtcatgctccgatggtcaatggtttattcttaatgaatctcgagcgtaatattacacatgttcatagtgtagatgccaaaagatttgaaGTTgacaacgatagtcccacatacttgtggcactgccgccttggtcacattggtgtcaagcgcatgaagaagctccatgccgatggacttttagagtctcttgattatgaatcgtttgacacgtgcgaaccatgcctcttgggcaaaatgaccaagactccgttctccggaacaatggagcgagcaaccaacttgttggaaatcatacataccgatgtgtgcggtccaatgagcgttgaggctcgcggaggatatcgttatgttctcactctcacagatgacttgagtagatatgggtatgtctacttaatgaaacacaagtctgagacctttgaaaagttcaaggaatttcagaatgaggtagagaatcaacgtgaccgaaagataaaattcttacgatcagatcgtggaggagaatacttaagtcacgaatttggtacacacttaaggaaatgtggaatcgtttcacagctcacgccgcctggaacacctcagcgaaacggtgtgtccgaacgtcgtaatcgcaccctattggatatggtgcggtctatgatgtctcttaccgatttaccgctatcattttggggatacgctctagagacagctacattcactttaaatacggcaccgtctaaatccgttgagacgacaccgtatgaattatggtttggaaagaaacctaagctgtcgtttctaaaagtttggggatgcgatgcttatgtcaagaaacttcaacctgaaaagctcgaacccaagtcggaaaaatgcgtattcataggataccctaaggaaactgtcgggtataccttctacttaagatccgaaggcaagatctttgttgccaagaacggatgctttctggaaaaagagtttctctcgaaagaagtaagtgggaggaaagtagaactcgatgaagtactacctcttgagcgggaaagtggcgcagcgcaggaaaccgttcctgtgatgcccacaccaactgaagaggaaaacaatgatgatgatcaaggtacttcggatcaagttactactgaacttcgtaggtccacaaggacacgttccgcaccagagtggtacggcaaccctgtcctggaaatcatgttgttagataacaatgaaccttcgaactatgaagaagcgatggcgggcccggattccaacaaatggcttgaagccatgaaatccgagatagaatccatgtatgaaaacaaagtatggactttgacagacttgcccgatgatcggcgagcgatagaaaacaaatggatttttaagaagaagacggacgcggatggtaatgttacaatctataaggctcgacttgtcgctaagggttatcgacaagttcaagggattgactacgacgagactttctctcccgtagcgaagctgaagtccgtccgaatcatgttagcaattgccgcatactatgattatgagatatggcaaatggacgtcaaaacggcatttcttaacgggcatcttaaggaagaactgtatatgatgcagccggaaggttttgtcgatcctcgaaacgctaacaaagtatgcaagctccagcgatccatttatggactggtgcaagcatctcggagttggaacattcgctttgatgagatgatcaaagcgtttgggtttatgcagacttatggagaagcctgcttttacaagaaagtgagtgggagctctgtagcatttctcatattatatgtagatgacatactcttgatgggaaataatatagaatttctggacagcattaaggcctacttgaataagtgtttttcaatgaaggaccttggagaagctgcttatatattaggcatcaagatctatagagatagatcgagacacctcataggtctttcacaaagcacataccttgataagattttgaagaggttcaaaatggatcagtccaagaaggggttcttgcctatgttacaaggtgtgagactgagctcggctcagtcaccgaccacggcaaaagataaagaagagatgagtgtcatcccctatgcttcagccataggatctattatgtatgccatgttgtgtaccagacccgatgtaaaccttgccgtaagtttggtagcaagataccaaagtaatcccggcaaggaacactggacagcggtcaagaatatcctgaagtacctgaaaaggacgaaggacatgtttctcgtttatggaggagacgaagagctcgtcgtaaagggttacgtcgatgctagcttcgactcagatctggatgactctaagtcacaaatcggatacgtgtatatgttgaatggtggagcagtaagctggtgcagctgcaagcagagcgtcgtggcgggatctacgtgtgaagcggagtacatggcagccttggaggcagcgcatgaagcgatttgggtgaaggagttcatcaccgacctaggagtcatacccaatgcgtcggggccgatcaaactcttctgtgacaacactggagctattgccctcgccaaggagcccaggtttcacaagaagaccaggcacatcaagcgtcgtttcaactccatccgtgaaaatgttcaagatggagacatagagatttgcaaagtgcacacggatctgaatgtcgcagatccgctgactaaacctctctcgcgtgcaaaacatgatcaacaccagaactctatgggtgttcgattcatcacaatgtaactagattggtgactctagtgcaagtgggagactgttggaaatatgccctagaggcaataataaaagtattattatatttcaatgttcatgataaatgttttttattcatgctataactgtattatccggaaatcgtaatacacgtgtgaatacttagaccacaatatgtccctggtgagcctctagttgactagctcgttgtgatcaacagatagtcatggtttcctgactatggacattggatgtcgttgataacgggatcacatcattaggagaatgatgtgatggacaagacccaatcctaagcatagcataaaagatcgtgtagttcgttttgctagagctttgccagtgtcaagtatctcttccttcgaccatgagatcgtgtaactcccggataccgtaagagtgccttgggtgtatcaaacgtcacaacgtaactgggtgactataaaggtgcattacaggtatctccgaaagtatctgttgggttgacacggatcgagactgggatttgtcactccgtatgacggagaggtatctctgggcccactcgataatgcatcatcataatgagctcaatgtgaccaaggtgttggacacgggatcatgcattacggtacgagtaaagtgacttgccggtaacgagactgaacaaggtattgggataccgacgatcgagtctcgggcaagtaacgtaccgattgacaaagggaattgcatacagggtttgatcgaatcctcgacatcgtggttcatccgatgacaacatcgaggagcatgtggga contains:
- the LOC119277079 gene encoding uncharacterized protein LOC119277079, whose protein sequence is MASSAAGAGKSLIQTFRKFFKKPWEITGPCSSPEYRSAVPGALEYRQTCPATLREDSLRAVIPTSDPETVFDIKYYPRDCRRNRPPVRRTLLRKPDLERYMAAKQFDPAKDFPVPYVNSAVEYSEVGGGYTK